The Aequorivita sublithincola DSM 14238 genome window below encodes:
- the trpS gene encoding tryptophan--tRNA ligase encodes MSRILTGIQSTGTPHLGNLLGALIPAIEMANDPKNDSFLFIADMHSLTQIKNAETLRANTYSTAATWLALGLDTKRVIFYRQSDVPQTTELSWYLSCFFPFQRLTLAHSFKDKADRLEDVNAGLFTYPMLMAADILLYDAEIVPVGKDQMQHIEITRDVASRFHTQMGETFVMPVGKVQEETMYVPGTDGSKMSKSKGNIINIFLDDKKLRKQVMTIETDSTPMEEPKNPDTCNVFAIYKLLGSKDEVAQMRKNYEAGNYGYGHSKQALFELIVEKFSEERTRYNYFISNLNEVDAALASGAEKARKVADGVLKRVREKVGY; translated from the coding sequence ATGTCCAGAATACTTACAGGAATACAAAGCACCGGCACACCACATTTAGGAAATCTTTTAGGAGCCCTCATTCCCGCTATTGAAATGGCGAACGATCCCAAAAACGATTCCTTTCTTTTTATTGCAGATATGCACTCATTAACGCAAATAAAAAATGCGGAAACCCTTCGCGCAAACACATATAGTACAGCTGCAACTTGGTTGGCATTAGGTTTAGATACGAAACGTGTTATTTTTTATCGTCAAAGCGATGTGCCACAAACCACGGAGCTTTCTTGGTATTTAAGCTGCTTTTTTCCTTTCCAAAGATTAACCCTTGCACATTCTTTTAAAGATAAGGCAGACCGTTTGGAAGACGTAAACGCTGGACTCTTTACCTATCCAATGCTTATGGCTGCGGATATTTTATTGTATGATGCCGAAATTGTTCCGGTTGGTAAAGACCAAATGCAACATATTGAGATTACGCGCGATGTAGCTTCTCGTTTTCACACGCAAATGGGTGAAACTTTTGTTATGCCTGTAGGAAAAGTTCAAGAAGAAACGATGTATGTTCCAGGAACTGATGGCTCTAAAATGAGCAAATCTAAAGGAAACATCATCAATATATTTTTGGATGATAAAAAACTTCGCAAGCAAGTAATGACTATTGAAACTGATAGCACACCAATGGAAGAACCGAAAAATCCAGACACTTGCAACGTATTTGCAATTTATAAATTATTGGGTTCCAAAGATGAAGTTGCACAAATGCGAAAAAACTACGAAGCAGGAAATTACGGCTACGGTCACTCCAAGCAAGCTTTGTTTGAATTGATAGTTGAAAAATTTTCTGAAGAACGTACGCGTTACAATTATTTTATTTCAAACCTAAATGAAGTTGATGCAGCCTTGGCTTCGGGTGCTGAAAAGGCTCGAAAAGTTGCTGATGGGGTTTTGAAAAGAGTTCGGGAGAAGGTTGGGTATTAA
- a CDS encoding DUF6364 family protein, which yields MTLILNDEIVERAKEYALDKNLSISSLVESYLQSLTMERKYDNFEISPFVKSMSTGSSISEDIRPKSEYSEYLIKKYK from the coding sequence TTGACATTAATACTAAATGATGAAATCGTCGAAAGAGCAAAAGAATATGCATTAGATAAAAATCTAAGTATATCTAGTTTAGTGGAATCTTATCTTCAATCATTGACTATGGAAAGAAAATATGATAATTTCGAAATTTCTCCCTTTGTAAAAAGTATGTCAACTGGAAGTAGCATTTCCGAAGATATAAGACCCAAAAGTGAATATTCAGAATACTTAATAAAAAAATATAAATGA
- the dprA gene encoding DNA-processing protein DprA — translation MLSKNELRYTLALQRIPNLGDISAKKLLRKMGTAEEIFKEKKSNLAKIDGIGLLRLKDINLKQQLEEADAEMEFIEQNNIEYSYFKDKNYPEKLKHCLDGPILFFHRGNIDLVGKKIISIVGTRKITSYGNAFCQDLIEKLAPLNPVIVSGLAYGVDICAHKAAIENNLQNIACLAHGLNQMYPKDHKRYAQKIEENGGFISEFWSSDAFDRNNFLKRNRIIAGLSEATIVIESAEKGGSLVTADIANSYDREVFAVPGRATDSQSRGCNNLIKQQKAHLITSAADIIYLLDWELEENKKPKQIQLFVELDEEEKVVFRFLKEKEKELLDTIALECSIPAYKAASILMNMELKGVVRPLPGKLFQLV, via the coding sequence ATGCTTTCAAAAAACGAACTGCGCTATACGCTTGCTTTGCAACGAATTCCGAATCTGGGAGATATTTCAGCAAAAAAGTTATTGCGGAAAATGGGCACTGCGGAAGAAATCTTCAAAGAGAAAAAAAGCAACCTCGCTAAAATTGATGGCATCGGACTTTTACGTTTGAAGGATATAAACCTAAAACAACAATTGGAAGAAGCAGATGCCGAAATGGAATTCATTGAGCAAAACAATATTGAATACAGCTATTTCAAAGACAAAAATTATCCCGAAAAACTCAAACATTGTTTGGATGGTCCCATACTTTTCTTCCATCGTGGAAATATAGATTTAGTAGGTAAGAAAATAATCAGCATCGTAGGCACACGGAAAATCACAAGCTATGGCAATGCTTTTTGTCAAGATTTAATTGAAAAACTAGCGCCGTTAAACCCAGTAATTGTCTCGGGTTTAGCTTATGGAGTTGATATTTGTGCACACAAAGCTGCTATTGAAAACAATTTACAAAACATAGCCTGTTTGGCGCATGGACTAAACCAAATGTATCCAAAAGACCATAAAAGATACGCCCAAAAAATTGAAGAAAACGGGGGATTTATTAGCGAATTTTGGAGTAGCGATGCGTTTGACAGAAACAATTTTTTAAAACGAAACCGAATCATAGCAGGACTTTCCGAAGCTACAATCGTTATAGAATCTGCAGAAAAAGGTGGAAGTTTGGTAACTGCAGATATTGCGAATTCCTACGACCGTGAAGTTTTTGCAGTTCCAGGAAGAGCAACGGACAGTCAAAGTCGCGGCTGCAACAATTTAATAAAACAACAAAAAGCACATTTAATAACAAGCGCCGCAGATATTATTTACTTGCTAGATTGGGAACTAGAAGAAAACAAAAAGCCCAAACAAATCCAGCTATTTGTTGAACTGGACGAAGAAGAAAAAGTAGTTTTCCGTTTTTTAAAAGAAAAGGAAAAAGAACTTTTAGATACTATCGCTTTAGAATGCAGCATTCCAGCCTATAAAGCCGCCAGTATTTTAATGAATATGGAATTGAAAGGTGTTGTGCGACCATTGCCAGGGAAGTTGTTTCAGTTGGTTTAA
- a CDS encoding SPOR domain-containing protein: MLSKKGIFVSMELTTYISDLLYRYECVIIPGFGAFLTRYKSAHIDDSTSTFNPPSKIVSFNKQLQANDGLFANYVASVEKCSYETALQKIRNFTSEISKDLSAGQTISFKNIGEFSLNEEKSLQFEPLHQQNYSTSAFGLSSFVSPKISREVYKETAKALEEKVPIIFTPEGREAKPYLKYAAIAVIAIAALGFGSLKFYENQVHSFNIAERQKANSLVETQIQEATFVIENPLPVLSLQLPKHSGMYHIVAGAYREEENATKKVEQLREKGFSPLKMQPTRYGLYQVLYASFEERVEALNKLREIQRTENADAWMLVQKIQ, translated from the coding sequence TTGCTTTCAAAAAAGGGTATTTTTGTTTCTATGGAGCTTACAACTTACATTTCAGACCTACTTTACCGATACGAATGTGTTATTATTCCTGGTTTTGGCGCTTTCTTAACGCGTTATAAATCTGCGCATATTGACGATTCCACAAGCACTTTCAATCCACCTTCCAAAATTGTTTCGTTCAACAAACAATTGCAGGCAAATGATGGTTTGTTTGCGAATTACGTGGCCTCGGTTGAAAAATGTAGCTATGAAACTGCGTTGCAAAAAATTAGAAATTTTACTTCTGAGATTTCAAAAGACCTTTCAGCAGGACAAACTATTTCATTTAAAAACATTGGAGAATTTTCTTTAAACGAAGAAAAATCGCTTCAGTTTGAACCACTTCACCAACAAAATTATAGTACTTCAGCATTTGGACTTTCATCATTTGTTTCACCGAAAATAAGCCGTGAGGTTTACAAAGAAACTGCGAAAGCTCTGGAAGAAAAGGTTCCAATAATTTTCACGCCGGAAGGAAGAGAAGCAAAACCATATCTTAAATATGCCGCAATTGCTGTTATTGCTATTGCTGCACTTGGTTTTGGAAGTTTGAAATTTTACGAAAATCAAGTTCATAGTTTCAATATAGCTGAAAGACAAAAAGCCAATTCATTGGTAGAAACCCAAATTCAGGAAGCTACTTTTGTAATTGAAAACCCATTACCAGTGCTTAGTTTGCAACTTCCGAAGCACTCCGGAATGTACCATATTGTTGCAGGTGCTTACCGCGAGGAAGAAAATGCTACCAAAAAAGTGGAACAGTTACGCGAAAAAGGTTTTTCACCTTTAAAAATGCAACCTACGCGTTATGGTCTTTACCAAGTTTTATACGCCAGTTTTGAAGAGCGCGTTGAGGCTTTGAATAAACTACGCGAAATCCAAAGAACTGAAAATGCAGATGCTTGGATGCTTGTGCAGAAAATTCAGTAA
- a CDS encoding acyl-CoA thioesterase, protein MQSKTPKDSHTIYTDMVLPSDTNPIGNMFGGELLARMDRTASIAARRHSRRIVVTASVNHVAFNKMIPLGSVVTVDAKVSRAFSSSMEVYMDVFIENRESGEKYLSNEAIYTFVAVDETGRPVRVPEIIPETEIEKERFNAALRRKQLSLVLAGKMKPQDATELKALFQ, encoded by the coding sequence ATGCAATCAAAAACCCCGAAAGACTCCCACACTATCTACACAGATATGGTGCTTCCCAGCGATACGAACCCAATTGGTAATATGTTTGGAGGCGAATTACTGGCGCGAATGGATCGTACCGCGAGTATTGCTGCACGCCGTCATAGCCGAAGAATTGTTGTTACGGCTTCGGTAAACCACGTTGCTTTTAACAAAATGATTCCACTCGGAAGCGTTGTAACGGTTGACGCCAAAGTTTCAAGAGCTTTCAGCAGTTCTATGGAAGTTTATATGGACGTTTTTATTGAAAACCGTGAAAGTGGTGAAAAATATCTTTCTAATGAAGCCATCTATACTTTTGTAGCGGTTGATGAAACGGGCCGTCCGGTGCGTGTTCCAGAAATAATTCCCGAAACCGAAATCGAAAAGGAACGGTTTAATGCTGCCCTAAGACGAAAACAGTTGAGTCTTGTACTTGCTGGAAAAATGAAGCCTCAAGACGCTACGGAATTGAAGGCGTTGTTTCAATAA
- a CDS encoding S8 family serine peptidase, whose translation MRKTTFPKIKNITLLALMLVFSIAFSQNSNDIKFQGETYEMPENIATFQWNQMPESAKLNNGYVGWIQFYETPSQQVQDLFKRNNLQLLEYIPNKTYLFNFPTTTSISLLKSNGVRTIVPVDGNAKLSADLKRGNYDYWAKDGDNILVTLQYYKNVSNNYAVNQLAQHQISVKQNYSEQNTIDLSIPNNCLETLSNLSFVKWVDLVVAPSIKDDTRGRSLHRANSLDTQTGAGRNYTGAGIGVMVRDDGRVGPHIDFQGRLTNLTNISNQSHGDGVAGIMAGAGNLIPSNRGMAAGSDVYVVNYASTFLDPQTVNLINDGSVQITNSSYSNGCNGGYTSITQTVDQQTLDTPSLLHVFSAGNSNNQDCGYGAGNQWGNITGGHKQGKNVIATANVDYRGELRNSSSRGPAHDGRIKPDITANGHNQISTNENNTYQTFSGTSGAAPGIAGISAQLYQAYGNLNGGDFPPSALIKATLLNTANEAGNIGPDYKFGWGIVNALQAVKLIEENHYLSDEVSQGTTKNHTINVPAGTTQVRFMVYWSDAAATPGASPALVNDLDMVVTDPSSNVLEPWILDPTPNPITLDNPATNGPDHLNNVEQVLINDPAAGNYVIDISGFNVPMGPQEYYVVYELISDHVTMTFPNGGEHFAPNYVEALHWDETNTTEDFVLEYSTDNGSTWNNIATVANDTQYYNWNVPNEVGANTLVRVTSGTFQDVSDAVFNIAKTVANVNVIKVCPDTASFEWNVVDDAESYDFYLLGEKFMEVVGTSNTNSITIPITDPADEMWFAVRAKNATEGWESERTNAKRYGGGILDCTVGISENTFDNSLLLFPNPAKNEVNISLLDKTYGSFNITVANSLGQILDRKMNINNTSKGTINVSNYSSGIYFVTIKAGENVSTKKLVVQ comes from the coding sequence ATGCGAAAAACTACTTTCCCCAAAATTAAGAATATTACACTTCTGGCCTTGATGCTAGTCTTTTCAATTGCATTTTCCCAGAATTCCAATGACATTAAATTCCAAGGTGAAACCTATGAAATGCCTGAAAACATTGCGACGTTTCAATGGAACCAAATGCCTGAATCTGCTAAATTGAATAATGGTTATGTTGGCTGGATTCAGTTTTATGAAACTCCTTCACAACAAGTTCAAGATTTGTTTAAGCGGAACAATTTGCAACTGTTAGAGTATATTCCAAACAAAACATATCTTTTTAATTTTCCTACAACTACTTCAATTTCTCTATTGAAAAGCAACGGTGTGCGCACTATTGTTCCAGTTGATGGAAACGCAAAACTTTCAGCAGACTTGAAACGCGGTAATTATGATTATTGGGCAAAAGATGGCGATAATATATTGGTAACGCTTCAGTACTATAAAAATGTTTCAAACAACTATGCTGTAAACCAGTTGGCTCAACATCAAATTAGTGTAAAACAAAATTATAGTGAGCAAAATACAATAGATCTTTCAATACCAAATAACTGCTTGGAAACGCTTTCAAACCTTTCTTTTGTAAAATGGGTAGATCTTGTGGTCGCACCTTCCATAAAGGATGACACGAGAGGCAGGAGCCTTCACAGAGCCAACTCATTGGACACTCAAACTGGCGCTGGCAGAAATTATACAGGAGCAGGTATTGGCGTTATGGTTCGTGATGACGGTCGCGTTGGTCCACACATAGATTTTCAGGGAAGATTGACAAATTTGACCAACATTTCCAATCAGTCTCATGGTGATGGAGTAGCGGGAATAATGGCGGGTGCTGGCAATTTAATTCCTTCAAACCGGGGAATGGCAGCAGGATCCGATGTGTATGTTGTAAATTATGCATCTACTTTTTTGGATCCCCAAACGGTAAATTTAATAAATGATGGATCGGTTCAAATAACTAATTCTTCATATAGTAATGGTTGTAACGGCGGCTATACTAGCATTACTCAAACTGTAGATCAGCAAACTTTGGACACGCCTTCTTTGCTTCATGTTTTTTCAGCAGGAAACTCAAACAATCAAGATTGTGGTTATGGCGCTGGAAACCAATGGGGTAATATTACGGGAGGTCACAAACAGGGTAAAAATGTAATAGCTACTGCCAATGTAGATTACAGAGGTGAATTAAGAAACTCTAGTAGCCGTGGTCCTGCACACGACGGAAGGATAAAGCCAGACATCACTGCAAACGGGCACAATCAAATTTCTACAAATGAAAATAATACCTATCAAACTTTCAGCGGAACTTCTGGTGCTGCTCCAGGTATTGCGGGAATTTCAGCACAACTTTATCAAGCCTATGGAAATTTGAACGGAGGTGATTTTCCACCTTCAGCATTAATAAAAGCTACCTTATTAAATACTGCCAATGAAGCAGGAAACATTGGTCCCGACTATAAATTTGGTTGGGGAATAGTTAATGCACTTCAAGCTGTGAAACTTATTGAAGAAAATCATTATCTGTCTGATGAGGTTTCACAAGGAACTACAAAAAATCACACAATAAATGTTCCTGCTGGAACTACTCAAGTACGTTTTATGGTTTATTGGAGCGATGCTGCAGCGACTCCTGGTGCAAGTCCAGCTTTGGTAAACGATTTAGATATGGTTGTAACCGACCCTTCCAGTAATGTTTTGGAACCGTGGATTCTTGATCCAACGCCAAATCCAATCACGCTTGACAATCCTGCAACAAACGGCCCAGACCATTTGAATAATGTGGAACAAGTATTAATTAACGATCCTGCAGCGGGTAATTATGTAATTGATATTTCAGGATTCAATGTGCCAATGGGACCGCAAGAATACTATGTTGTTTATGAATTAATTTCAGATCACGTTACAATGACTTTTCCAAATGGAGGCGAGCATTTTGCGCCAAATTATGTTGAAGCGCTTCATTGGGACGAAACGAATACAACAGAAGATTTTGTGCTGGAATATTCCACAGATAACGGAAGCACTTGGAACAATATAGCCACCGTAGCAAACGATACTCAATATTATAATTGGAACGTTCCAAATGAAGTGGGCGCCAATACGCTTGTTAGAGTTACAAGTGGCACCTTTCAAGATGTGAGCGATGCGGTTTTCAATATTGCGAAAACTGTGGCTAACGTCAATGTAATAAAAGTATGTCCAGACACAGCTTCTTTTGAATGGAATGTGGTTGATGATGCCGAATCGTACGATTTTTATCTTTTAGGCGAAAAATTTATGGAAGTAGTTGGAACTTCAAATACCAATTCCATAACGATTCCTATTACCGATCCAGCTGATGAAATGTGGTTTGCCGTTCGTGCCAAAAATGCTACTGAAGGTTGGGAAAGCGAAAGAACCAACGCTAAACGTTATGGTGGGGGCATCTTAGATTGTACCGTTGGAATTTCAGAAAATACGTTTGACAATTCGCTGTTATTATTTCCAAACCCAGCGAAAAACGAAGTTAATATTAGTCTTTTAGATAAAACTTATGGCAGTTTTAATATTACAGTTGCTAACAGTTTAGGTCAAATTTTGGATAGGAAGATGAATATAAACAATACTTCAAAAGGCACAATTAATGTTTCAAATTATTCCTCTGGAATCTATTTTGTAACCATAAAGGCTGGAGAAAACGTTTCAACCAAAAAATTAGTCGTTCAATAG
- a CDS encoding S8 family serine peptidase, which translates to MIQKTTSPTFRSLVFMMMILMISFSFGQNTSNIQFQDETIVMPENIATFQWNQMSESAKLANGYVAWVQFYETPTQNVQDLFKQNNVELLEYIPHKTYLAYFPKNTSTSLLRNNGVRSIVAVPGSTKISNTLKNPPYDNYAMDGNNILVTLQFHKNVSSDYVIQQLAERQIAVKQQYKGANNIDLSIPDNCLEDLANLPFVKWVELIVAPSTPDDTRGRSLHRSSNLDTQTSAGRNYTGLNIGVVCRDDGIVGPHIDFQGRIDNSLASGTGQTHGDGVSGIMSGAGNLNPSNRGMAAGSLLYVVNYGSNFLDSQTLSLINSGTAVITNSSYSNGCNDGYTTITQTVDTQAHDIPNLQHTFSAGNSNNQDCGYGAGNQWGNITGGHKQGKNVIATANVFFDGSLVNSSSRGPAHDGRIKPDIAANGQNQISTAENNTYQSFGGTSGASPGIAGISAQLYQAYSEANGNVLPKAALIKATLMNTANDAGNVGPDYKFGWGIVNGLRAAKLIEDNRFLSSSISQGGSNDHSINVPAGTKQVRFMVYWSDSPASPGANPALVNDLDLLVTDPSSTVLEPYILDPTPNPVTLNLPATNGPDHLNNVEQVLVNNPASGNYNINIKGFNVPMGPQEYFVVYEIISDNVVVTYPNAGESFVSSETESIHWDAVPVNTTSSFVLEYSINDGSTWNAITTVPNTTTNYGWLVPNSVTGKAKIRVSNGSSQDVSDETFSIAPLVTNVQVTQVCPTEASFSWTAVSGAESYDLYILGDKYMEVAGTSTTNSITVPIANPSNAMWFAAVAKNATDGWQGRRSIAVRYAGGLLNCSLANDLSIETNNQPSDFNLVCNPGPAIVSATIRNFGSSSESNFAVSYQLDSDPIVTENFTGTITPGGQAVLDFAIPLNITASGSYTLTVSVDLSGDENPSNDDDVLSFYAATDAEPLDYTEPFDVNGMPPPGWTVLNPDNSDTWQEKTGVTGSAGSPTVTAYFDNFSYNASGEEDMLQTLYVDLTLASSAALDFDLAKAQYSNSLSDGLRVDISTDCGATFTQIYFKDGSDLSTVSGNVSSKWEPASANDWRKETVDLSAYLGENVQFRFVNINGYGNSTFIDNINVRGSLGISKEDLSNITMYPNPASDEVFINLKNLNAGNVSITLFNSLGQRLQFISEAEMAGKTRGTLNVSNYATGIYFVKIMSGNNTATKKLIVQ; encoded by the coding sequence ATGATACAAAAAACTACTTCCCCCACATTCCGAAGCCTTGTTTTTATGATGATGATTCTTATGATTTCATTTTCATTTGGACAAAATACTTCCAACATCCAGTTTCAAGATGAAACAATTGTAATGCCTGAAAATATTGCAACCTTTCAATGGAACCAAATGTCTGAATCGGCAAAATTAGCTAATGGATACGTTGCTTGGGTTCAATTTTATGAAACTCCAACCCAGAACGTTCAAGATCTTTTTAAGCAGAACAATGTAGAATTGTTGGAATATATTCCTCATAAAACCTACTTGGCTTACTTCCCAAAAAATACTTCAACTAGTTTGTTGCGAAACAATGGTGTTCGAAGTATAGTAGCCGTTCCAGGAAGTACAAAGATTTCAAATACCTTGAAAAACCCACCTTACGATAATTACGCAATGGATGGTAACAACATTTTGGTAACACTTCAATTTCATAAAAATGTTTCTTCAGATTACGTAATTCAGCAATTGGCCGAGCGCCAAATAGCGGTGAAACAGCAATACAAAGGAGCTAACAACATAGATCTTTCCATTCCAGACAATTGTTTGGAAGACTTAGCTAACCTACCTTTTGTGAAGTGGGTGGAACTTATTGTAGCACCTTCAACTCCAGACGATACTCGCGGCCGTAGTTTACACCGTTCAAGTAATTTGGACACGCAAACTTCCGCAGGAAGAAATTATACTGGTTTAAATATCGGCGTTGTATGTCGTGATGATGGTATCGTTGGGCCACATATAGATTTTCAAGGAAGAATAGACAATTCTCTTGCTAGCGGAACTGGTCAAACCCACGGCGATGGTGTTTCCGGAATTATGTCTGGAGCAGGAAACCTAAACCCTTCCAACAGAGGGATGGCTGCGGGATCCTTATTATATGTAGTGAATTACGGTTCAAACTTTTTAGATTCTCAAACTCTTTCACTTATTAATAGTGGAACGGCGGTTATTACAAATTCCTCTTACAGCAACGGTTGCAATGATGGTTATACTACAATTACACAAACTGTAGATACGCAGGCACATGACATTCCGAATTTGCAGCATACTTTTTCCGCTGGAAATTCTAACAATCAAGATTGTGGTTATGGAGCAGGAAATCAATGGGGAAATATTACAGGTGGTCATAAACAAGGAAAGAACGTGATTGCAACAGCAAATGTGTTTTTTGATGGTTCGTTAGTAAATTCTAGCAGTCGCGGTCCAGCCCATGATGGAAGAATAAAACCAGATATTGCTGCAAATGGTCAAAACCAAATTTCGACTGCTGAAAACAATACCTATCAAAGTTTTGGTGGAACATCGGGTGCTTCGCCAGGAATTGCTGGAATTTCTGCACAACTTTATCAAGCCTATTCTGAAGCTAACGGAAATGTTTTACCCAAAGCGGCACTCATAAAGGCAACATTGATGAATACTGCAAATGATGCTGGCAATGTAGGTCCAGATTATAAATTTGGTTGGGGAATTGTAAACGGTTTGCGCGCCGCCAAACTTATTGAAGATAATCGTTTTCTGTCTAGTTCTATTTCGCAAGGCGGTTCTAACGACCATTCAATAAATGTTCCTGCAGGAACTAAACAAGTTCGGTTTATGGTTTATTGGAGCGATAGTCCTGCTTCTCCAGGAGCTAATCCAGCTTTGGTAAACGATTTGGATTTATTAGTTACAGATCCATCAAGTACTGTTTTGGAGCCTTACATATTAGATCCAACTCCAAATCCGGTTACATTAAACCTTCCTGCTACCAATGGCCCAGACCATTTGAACAATGTGGAACAGGTTCTAGTTAACAACCCAGCGTCGGGGAATTATAATATTAATATTAAAGGTTTTAACGTGCCAATGGGGCCTCAGGAATATTTTGTGGTTTATGAAATCATTTCTGATAATGTAGTGGTTACTTATCCAAATGCAGGTGAAAGCTTCGTTTCAAGCGAAACGGAATCTATACACTGGGATGCAGTTCCTGTGAATACTACGTCTAGTTTCGTGCTAGAGTATTCAATTAACGACGGAAGTACTTGGAATGCTATTACAACTGTTCCAAACACCACTACCAATTATGGTTGGTTGGTTCCAAACTCGGTAACTGGCAAGGCTAAAATAAGAGTGAGTAATGGTTCTTCGCAGGATGTTAGTGATGAAACTTTTTCAATCGCGCCACTTGTTACCAATGTACAGGTAACTCAAGTGTGCCCAACAGAGGCAAGTTTTTCTTGGACGGCAGTGAGCGGTGCAGAATCTTATGACTTATATATTTTAGGAGATAAGTATATGGAAGTGGCCGGCACTTCAACTACCAATAGTATAACGGTTCCTATTGCTAATCCTTCAAACGCTATGTGGTTTGCAGCGGTTGCAAAAAATGCTACAGATGGTTGGCAAGGAAGAAGAAGCATTGCCGTGCGTTACGCTGGAGGATTGTTAAATTGTTCTCTTGCAAATGATTTGTCTATTGAAACAAACAACCAGCCAAGTGATTTTAACTTGGTTTGTAATCCAGGTCCCGCAATCGTCTCTGCGACGATTAGGAATTTTGGAAGTTCTTCGGAAAGCAATTTTGCAGTGAGCTATCAATTAGACAGTGATCCGATAGTTACCGAAAACTTTACTGGGACCATTACTCCAGGCGGACAAGCAGTGTTGGATTTTGCTATTCCATTAAATATTACAGCTTCAGGAAGTTATACCCTTACTGTTTCAGTAGATTTAAGCGGCGATGAAAATCCAAGTAATGATGACGATGTGCTAAGCTTTTATGCCGCAACAGATGCTGAACCACTTGATTACACTGAACCATTTGATGTTAACGGAATGCCGCCTCCAGGATGGACTGTTTTAAATCCTGACAATAGTGATACTTGGCAAGAGAAAACAGGTGTTACAGGAAGTGCTGGCTCACCAACGGTAACCGCTTATTTTGATAACTTTTCCTACAATGCTTCTGGCGAAGAAGATATGTTGCAAACGCTATATGTAGATTTAACTTTAGCTTCTTCAGCCGCTTTGGATTTTGATTTGGCAAAAGCTCAATACTCCAATAGTTTGTCTGATGGGTTGCGAGTGGATATTTCTACAGATTGTGGCGCTACTTTTACACAAATCTATTTCAAGGATGGATCAGACCTGTCCACTGTTTCTGGAAACGTTTCTTCTAAATGGGAACCTGCTTCAGCTAATGACTGGCGTAAAGAAACGGTAGATTTATCTGCCTATTTAGGCGAAAACGTACAGTTCCGGTTTGTGAATATTAATGGTTATGGAAACAGTACGTTTATAGACAACATTAATGTTAGGGGTTCTCTAGGAATTTCTAAAGAAGACTTGTCCAATATAACAATGTATCCAAACCCAGCTTCAGATGAAGTATTTATTAATTTGAAAAATTTGAATGCTGGCAATGTTTCCATCACACTTTTCAATAGTTTAGGGCAGCGATTACAGTTTATTTCAGAAGCCGAAATGGCTGGAAAAACTCGAGGAACACTTAATGTGTCAAATTATGCTACCGGAATTTACTTTGTAAAAATAATGTCTGGGAATAATACTGCTACCAAGAAGTTGATAGTTCAGTAA
- the rpmA gene encoding 50S ribosomal protein L27, translating into MAHKKGVGSSKNGRESESKRLGVKIFGGQAAIAGNIIVRQRGYTHHPGENVYGGKDHTLHAQVDGKVKFTKKRDNKSYVSIVPNAEA; encoded by the coding sequence ATGGCTCACAAAAAAGGAGTTGGTAGTTCCAAAAACGGTCGCGAATCAGAATCAAAACGTCTTGGCGTTAAGATTTTTGGTGGACAAGCTGCTATTGCTGGAAATATCATCGTAAGACAAAGAGGATATACACATCACCCAGGTGAAAACGTATATGGTGGTAAAGACCATACCCTTCACGCACAAGTGGATGGTAAAGTAAAATTCACCAAAAAGAGAGATAACAAGAGCTACGTTTCTATCGTTCCAAACGCTGAAGCATAG